A genomic stretch from Pirellulaceae bacterium includes:
- a CDS encoding DUF3500 domain-containing protein: MSRPSNRDHQDVSRRRFIKTVGTAAIATASAPLVFDPRFVHAAPAADSAAETVVGQFYQTLNKDQVAKICLPFDHQLRRRISANWHITEPLIGSDFYSKEQQALIKQIVKNVTSESGYERLMRQMDDDDGGIESYSVAMFGTPGQGKFQWELTGRHLTLRADGDSVDRAAFGGPVVYGHGESDPKENLFYYQTTQANKVFNSLDPAQSKQALVMKAPQESALKLQGKQGQFPGIPVSQLTEDQKQLVESTIKMLLDPYRSEDVEEVMAILKANGGADGLRMAFYQQEDLNDDKEWDIWRVEGPGFVWHFRGAPHVHAYINIGVV; encoded by the coding sequence ATGAGCCGCCCATCGAATCGCGACCACCAAGACGTGAGTCGTCGCCGTTTTATTAAGACGGTAGGCACAGCAGCTATTGCAACCGCCTCGGCGCCTCTGGTTTTTGATCCTCGCTTCGTGCATGCGGCTCCAGCGGCTGACTCAGCGGCCGAAACGGTGGTGGGGCAGTTTTACCAAACGTTGAATAAAGATCAGGTAGCCAAAATCTGTTTGCCGTTTGACCATCAACTCAGACGCCGTATTAGTGCGAATTGGCACATTACTGAGCCCTTGATCGGTAGTGACTTCTACTCGAAAGAGCAGCAAGCGTTGATCAAACAGATTGTCAAAAATGTGACGTCTGAATCGGGCTACGAGCGTTTGATGCGTCAAATGGATGATGATGATGGTGGCATCGAGAGTTACAGTGTGGCGATGTTTGGAACGCCTGGCCAAGGCAAGTTTCAGTGGGAGTTGACGGGTCGGCATCTTACACTCAGGGCCGACGGTGATAGCGTTGATCGAGCGGCATTCGGTGGCCCTGTTGTCTATGGTCACGGAGAATCCGATCCAAAAGAAAATCTGTTCTATTACCAAACGACGCAAGCGAACAAAGTTTTTAACTCACTTGATCCGGCGCAGTCCAAGCAGGCATTGGTGATGAAAGCGCCGCAGGAATCGGCTCTGAAATTGCAGGGTAAACAAGGTCAATTTCCGGGCATTCCCGTCAGCCAGCTAACAGAAGACCAAAAACAATTGGTCGAATCGACGATCAAAATGTTACTCGATCCATACCGATCCGAAGATGTCGAAGAAGTCATGGCGATCCTGAAAGCGAATGGCGGGGCCGATGGTCTTCGCATGGCTTTTTATCAGCAAGAAGATCTCAATGATGACAAAGAATGGGACATTTGGCGTGTGGAAGGTCCCGGGTTCGTTTGGCACTTTCGCGGTGCACCGCATGTCCATGCTTACATCAACATTGGCGTGGTGTAA
- a CDS encoding alpha/beta hydrolase — protein sequence MAYRNLYRLIFTIGTISLGMNAVAEEQLGTEGYAKSGDLQIHYVTAGEGPLMVMVHGFPDYWYTWRNQMPELSKHYQVVAIDQRGYNKSGQPEGVENYSVDKLASDVAAVIKHFGRDRAIIVGHDWGGIVSWTFAMMYPEMTEKLIILNTPHPHGIGRELATNPEQEANSEYARNFQKPDAASKLSAFGLAFWVKDPVARKKYIEAFKRSSMEGMLNYYKANYPRPPYQAPEKVAAKVKCPVLMIHGLKDKYLLAAGLNSSWDFVDDELTIVTLPDADHFVQHDRPDKVTKTILNWLEPAAD from the coding sequence ATGGCTTACCGCAATCTCTATCGTTTGATTTTTACAATTGGGACAATTTCCTTAGGTATGAATGCTGTGGCCGAAGAGCAATTGGGCACGGAAGGTTATGCTAAATCGGGAGATTTGCAGATCCATTATGTGACCGCAGGCGAAGGTCCACTGATGGTGATGGTGCATGGATTTCCCGACTATTGGTATACCTGGCGAAATCAGATGCCGGAGTTGTCCAAGCATTATCAAGTCGTTGCGATCGATCAACGCGGTTACAACAAGAGTGGGCAGCCCGAAGGAGTTGAGAATTATTCCGTCGACAAATTGGCGTCCGATGTGGCGGCGGTAATCAAGCACTTTGGTCGCGATCGGGCGATTATTGTTGGGCATGATTGGGGCGGGATCGTATCCTGGACGTTCGCCATGATGTATCCGGAAATGACGGAAAAGCTGATCATCTTGAACACGCCTCACCCCCACGGAATTGGTCGTGAACTGGCCACGAACCCTGAGCAAGAGGCGAACAGTGAATACGCTCGGAATTTTCAAAAGCCGGACGCTGCGAGTAAGCTCTCTGCATTCGGTTTGGCTTTTTGGGTGAAGGATCCGGTGGCTCGAAAGAAGTACATCGAAGCGTTCAAGCGGTCCTCCATGGAGGGCATGCTGAATTATTACAAAGCTAATTATCCACGCCCGCCTTATCAGGCACCGGAAAAGGTAGCTGCCAAGGTCAAATGTCCGGTGCTGATGATTCATGGTTTGAAAGACAAATACTTGTTGGCTGCGGGATTAAACAGCAGCTGGGACTTTGTCGACGATGAACTCACCATCGTCACCCTGCCTGATGCTGATCACTTTGTTCAGCATGATCGGCCAGACAAAGTTACGAAGACAATTCTCAATTGGCTTGAGCCAGCAGCGGATTAA
- the corA gene encoding magnesium/cobalt transporter CorA → MFRKHHPQPGARPGTLLIRPDASDTKIRCVRYCPQSAVDQELSSVAELPENLKAGEVIWIDIQGFRDEAALHEIAIRFKIHPLAMEDVVNVPQRSKAETYGEQMLIIARLIEISDDDEVHLSQLGIIVGSNYVITFEDKPNNRLDPVRNRIANPTARLRGSGAGYLAYALLDTTVDAAYPVLEVLGEQLESLEREVISDPRPALLQQVNLVRNRLVNVRRAVWPQRDAVQSLLVTDCKVIDDDIKIFLRDTYDHCVQTAEVVEMYREMASGLLNTYMSSVAHRSNEVMKVLTIMSSIFVPLTFVAGIYGMNFEHMPELSYAYSYPFVWGLMIATAFVMIWFFHKRGWIQVANLNEAKKSSQIKPSGNRNSEIQTRVLDHDHVPFSPQRAA, encoded by the coding sequence ATGTTCCGTAAACACCACCCCCAACCCGGCGCCCGTCCCGGAACTCTACTGATTCGGCCAGACGCTTCGGACACAAAGATCCGTTGCGTCCGATATTGTCCCCAATCAGCCGTTGATCAGGAGCTCTCCAGCGTCGCTGAACTTCCCGAAAATCTCAAAGCAGGCGAAGTCATTTGGATAGACATCCAAGGATTCCGCGATGAAGCAGCCCTGCACGAAATCGCCATCCGATTCAAAATCCATCCGCTGGCGATGGAAGACGTTGTGAACGTGCCTCAGCGATCAAAGGCTGAAACGTACGGCGAACAGATGTTGATCATTGCGAGGCTCATCGAGATCTCAGATGATGACGAAGTTCATCTCTCGCAACTAGGAATCATTGTGGGCTCGAATTATGTAATTACTTTCGAGGACAAACCCAACAACCGATTAGATCCTGTACGAAATCGCATCGCCAATCCAACAGCTCGACTACGAGGGTCGGGCGCCGGCTATTTAGCTTATGCGCTGCTCGACACGACCGTGGATGCAGCCTACCCCGTGCTCGAAGTACTTGGCGAACAACTTGAGTCACTCGAACGAGAAGTCATTTCCGACCCGCGCCCTGCCCTGCTGCAACAAGTCAACCTCGTGCGAAATCGACTTGTCAACGTGCGGCGAGCTGTCTGGCCGCAACGAGATGCTGTTCAGTCTTTATTGGTCACTGACTGCAAAGTGATCGATGACGATATCAAGATCTTCCTTCGCGATACTTACGATCATTGCGTGCAGACGGCGGAAGTAGTGGAGATGTATCGTGAAATGGCCTCGGGTCTGCTCAACACCTACATGTCGTCCGTCGCCCATCGCTCGAACGAAGTGATGAAGGTACTGACGATCATGTCCAGCATCTTTGTTCCACTCACGTTCGTCGCAGGTATCTACGGAATGAATTTTGAACACATGCCGGAGCTAAGTTACGCTTATAGCTATCCGTTTGTTTGGGGGCTGATGATCGCGACTGCGTTTGTGATGATCTGGTTCTTTCACAAGCGAGGTTGGATTCAGGTCGCGAATCTCAATGAGGCGAAGAAAAGTAGCCAAATAAAGCCCAGCGGCAATCGGAATTCAGAGATTCAGACGCGAGTCCTGGATCACGATCACGTGCCATTTTCACCGCAGCGCGCCGCGTAG
- a CDS encoding mechanosensitive ion channel, which yields MIIHCPQPAQVAKWISFLSLLTLVTTPSQLPAQLKLPTTTASHASKVATSKAAPLKDDSNISPAEITESRHEIAAMITRVQQAVQAFKQENPDQPIPESADLELELLKWLDLLYANHSANLVRKGELQAELSRVRDEVDRMRIAPTGDRKRYSFLMLDTLRDQLNTECHRLESIELEIEAARSSHETAKKQHSASESRRRLTRESLDSTNADDQMMRKYAMLKLRSRGTAEAVRQRQIELEINELEHQVSEQKCTLYRDRIDRMRGSTVFTQKELNARIAITEKAESDLRQQLEIALANLTELEQNYLLSTRTLENAVNQTPALVETANMWRLLRELNQEHVSVLQRVIGHAGTMRIVWRRRFDLANDQVAKTEIAKWTGELENVQSEISQFERLLEIRSDERVGDMATVRKRLLTSRNMPEDVRPLIERQSEELEQAISAYNSQIVLIKSAGQTLDRFRQEVEQSLDPKSAQEWIARLQQVITTCWNYEITSVDDRPITVGKILWGTILLLMGIYSARISSRILGTRLLPRFGLNQGAAVAFQSIAFYMLVTCFGFIALEIINLPLTVFAFMGGAIAIGVGFGSQNVLNNFISGLIMLAERPVRVGDMVDIEGLNGVIERIGARSTRVKTGSNLEIIVPNSKFLENNVTNWTLSDTRIRTVVRVGVAYGSPVEQVCRLVRESVLDHAEVLKTPAPIILFKDFGDNALMFEAHFWIHMRTQMEGERIASDVRVTMDRLFEQANIVVAFPQRDVHVDTSAPIEVNLRQISDQLEIKRMKAA from the coding sequence ATGATCATTCATTGCCCTCAACCAGCCCAAGTCGCAAAATGGATTTCCTTCCTCTCGCTCTTGACTCTGGTTACGACTCCCTCACAGCTGCCGGCTCAGCTCAAATTGCCGACTACAACGGCAAGTCATGCCTCAAAAGTTGCGACTTCAAAAGCTGCTCCGTTGAAAGATGATTCAAACATTTCCCCTGCAGAGATCACCGAAAGTCGTCACGAAATTGCGGCCATGATCACTCGGGTGCAACAGGCTGTGCAAGCTTTTAAACAGGAGAACCCGGATCAACCGATTCCGGAGAGTGCCGACTTGGAGTTGGAACTCCTCAAGTGGCTCGATCTCCTCTACGCGAATCACTCTGCCAATTTAGTTCGCAAGGGAGAGTTACAAGCAGAGTTATCGCGTGTGCGGGACGAAGTGGATCGAATGCGAATCGCACCGACGGGAGATCGCAAACGTTACTCGTTCCTGATGTTAGATACCTTACGTGACCAGTTGAACACGGAATGCCATCGGCTGGAGTCGATTGAACTCGAAATCGAAGCGGCCCGATCATCACACGAAACCGCAAAAAAACAACATAGCGCCAGCGAATCCCGACGCCGTCTTACTCGTGAGTCCCTCGACTCGACCAACGCAGACGATCAGATGATGCGCAAATACGCCATGTTGAAACTGCGAAGTCGCGGCACGGCCGAAGCCGTTCGCCAGCGCCAAATCGAACTTGAAATCAACGAACTTGAACACCAAGTCAGTGAGCAAAAATGCACGCTCTATCGCGATCGAATTGATCGGATGAGAGGTTCGACCGTATTCACCCAAAAAGAACTCAACGCGCGTATCGCAATCACGGAAAAAGCCGAGTCCGACCTTCGTCAACAACTCGAGATCGCACTCGCCAATCTGACGGAACTCGAACAAAACTATCTTCTCTCCACGCGTACTCTTGAAAATGCCGTCAACCAAACGCCCGCGTTAGTTGAAACCGCCAACATGTGGCGACTCCTTCGCGAGTTAAATCAAGAGCATGTATCAGTGCTCCAACGAGTGATTGGCCACGCAGGAACCATGCGAATCGTTTGGCGAAGGCGTTTCGATCTCGCCAACGATCAGGTCGCCAAGACAGAGATCGCCAAGTGGACTGGCGAACTCGAAAATGTACAGTCCGAGATCTCTCAATTCGAAAGATTATTAGAAATCCGATCCGATGAGCGTGTGGGAGACATGGCCACTGTCCGCAAACGTTTACTGACGAGTCGAAACATGCCGGAAGATGTTCGGCCGCTCATCGAGCGGCAGAGCGAGGAACTGGAACAGGCCATTTCTGCCTACAATTCGCAAATCGTCCTGATCAAAAGCGCCGGACAAACACTCGATCGTTTCCGCCAAGAGGTTGAACAAAGCCTGGATCCCAAGTCAGCTCAAGAATGGATTGCCCGCCTGCAACAAGTCATCACCACATGCTGGAATTATGAGATCACATCGGTTGATGATCGCCCTATCACCGTGGGCAAGATTCTTTGGGGTACGATCCTCCTGTTGATGGGCATTTATTCGGCCAGAATATCGAGCCGAATTCTCGGCACACGACTGCTGCCCCGTTTTGGCCTCAACCAAGGTGCTGCGGTCGCATTTCAAAGTATCGCGTTTTACATGTTGGTTACATGCTTCGGCTTTATCGCTTTAGAAATTATCAATTTGCCACTGACCGTATTCGCCTTTATGGGCGGTGCAATCGCAATCGGTGTTGGTTTTGGAAGTCAAAACGTTTTAAACAATTTCATCAGCGGATTGATCATGCTTGCCGAACGTCCTGTACGTGTCGGCGACATGGTTGACATTGAAGGTTTGAACGGTGTCATTGAACGAATTGGTGCGCGAAGTACGCGAGTTAAGACCGGTTCGAATCTGGAAATCATCGTTCCCAACAGCAAATTCCTCGAAAACAATGTCACAAACTGGACGTTATCCGACACGAGAATCCGTACGGTCGTCCGAGTTGGTGTCGCCTATGGTTCACCCGTGGAACAAGTCTGCCGCCTCGTTCGTGAGTCAGTCTTAGACCATGCCGAGGTACTGAAAACACCGGCGCCGATCATTCTCTTCAAGGACTTTGGGGACAACGCGTTGATGTTCGAAGCCCACTTCTGGATTCATATGCGAACGCAAATGGAAGGTGAACGGATCGCCAGTGATGTGCGAGTGACCATGGACCGCCTGTTTGAACAGGCAAATATCGTCGTCGCCTTCCCACAACGGGATGTGCATGTGGACACCAGCGCACCGATCGAAGTGAACCTGCGACAAATCAGCGACCAGTTGGAAATCAAACGGATGAAAGCCGCCTAA
- a CDS encoding thioredoxin family protein gives MDRSFLSDEQVVAASRQFVCVRLSTYESQAEADFLKTIFVGRSGEVENTTFAVLSPDAKRQLVAAGRGPHRFRNGSQLAARLEQIADGYPAGKTAQFTDPLPPQLDRVDLALNVAACDALPLIVTCLEDTSQRQAVERELARLAWTEALAGQFVYVSTSDAQELQPLSGRNGQSQIMVVHPGPYGLTGRVMHQFEAVDATLLNVLKQTLVDFPRTPKDYREHRSLGLQLGLNWKTKIPETDPRAARAKSRAGSRKGQ, from the coding sequence ATGGACAGGAGTTTCTTGTCGGATGAACAGGTCGTTGCGGCTTCACGTCAATTTGTTTGTGTCCGGCTTTCGACCTACGAGAGCCAAGCGGAGGCTGATTTTCTCAAGACGATATTTGTCGGCCGATCGGGAGAAGTCGAGAACACGACTTTCGCCGTGCTTTCACCGGATGCGAAGCGGCAGCTGGTGGCTGCCGGACGGGGCCCTCATCGATTTCGTAATGGGAGTCAGTTGGCAGCGCGATTAGAACAGATCGCTGACGGCTATCCGGCTGGCAAAACGGCCCAGTTTACCGATCCGTTACCACCTCAGTTGGATCGGGTGGATTTAGCATTGAATGTAGCGGCCTGCGATGCGTTGCCGCTGATCGTGACCTGTCTCGAAGACACCAGTCAGCGTCAGGCTGTTGAGCGAGAATTGGCAAGACTGGCCTGGACGGAAGCATTGGCGGGCCAGTTTGTCTATGTCTCTACCTCGGACGCCCAAGAGCTTCAGCCGCTCAGCGGGCGAAATGGCCAAAGCCAAATCATGGTTGTTCATCCGGGACCATATGGGCTGACTGGGCGCGTGATGCATCAGTTTGAGGCCGTCGACGCGACTCTGTTGAATGTTCTGAAACAGACCCTGGTCGACTTTCCTCGTACACCCAAGGATTATCGCGAACATCGTAGTTTGGGTTTGCAGCTTGGACTGAATTGGAAAACGAAGATTCCGGAGACCGATCCGCGGGCGGCGAGGGCAAAATCGCGAGCTGGAAGTCGAAAGGGGCAGTAG